A portion of the Wolbachia endosymbiont of Oedothorax gibbosus genome contains these proteins:
- a CDS encoding helix-turn-helix domain-containing protein, protein MFVSASNVSPISCKIGQKIENCRLMRGHTQIELASKIGLTYQEVNSYENGYIPIPIEVLYVIARVLSYQSPLIDRQIVKTTNN, encoded by the coding sequence ATGTTTGTTTCTGCAAGCAATGTTAGTCCTATAAGCTGCAAAATAGGGCAAAAAATAGAAAATTGTAGGTTAATGCGAGGGCATACTCAAATAGAATTAGCAAGTAAAATAGGTTTAACATACCAAGAAGTGAACAGCTATGAAAATGGGTATATTCCTATTCCAATTGAAGTACTATATGTAATAGCAAGAGTATTGTCATACCAATCTCCACTAATAGATAGACAAATAGTAAAAACTACAAATAATTGA
- a CDS encoding IS982 family transposase: MNKNVTELFCFVDDFCKAINKNFAEKLLPNSKKPTRTPEITHSEILTIILLYQQSRCEDFKSFYTYYLKALYGSEFQNLPTYSRFIRLKPRVLWYLALLLQWLCEQSKMTGISYIDATSIAVCHPKRISRNKVFKGLAKLGKTTYGWFFGFKLHMVINEKGEIQGVTLTKGNVDDRKPVPKLTEKLTGLLFGDKGYIKKELFAKLFDRGLKLVTKVKKGMKNTLMLLEEKIFLRKRSIIETVFGYLKDRLELEHSRHRSPINFLVHVFSTLVSYSMKPKKPCISRFYYID, translated from the coding sequence ATGAATAAAAATGTAACAGAATTATTTTGCTTTGTAGACGATTTTTGCAAGGCTATAAACAAAAATTTCGCAGAAAAACTCCTGCCAAACAGTAAAAAACCTACCAGAACGCCAGAGATTACGCATTCTGAAATTCTTACTATAATTTTACTTTATCAACAATCTAGATGTGAGGACTTTAAATCTTTCTATACATATTATTTGAAAGCACTATATGGATCTGAGTTTCAAAATTTGCCAACATATAGTAGATTTATTAGGCTAAAACCGAGGGTTTTATGGTATTTAGCATTACTTTTGCAATGGCTATGTGAGCAGTCGAAAATGACAGGGATTTCGTACATAGATGCAACATCTATCGCTGTTTGCCATCCAAAAAGAATCTCAAGAAACAAAGTTTTCAAAGGATTGGCAAAGCTTGGAAAGACTACATATGGCTGGTTTTTTGGTTTTAAATTGCATATGGTAATTAATGAAAAAGGTGAAATTCAAGGAGTTACACTTACTAAAGGTAACGTTGACGACAGAAAACCAGTACCAAAATTAACTGAAAAACTGACTGGTCTTTTGTTTGGTGATAAGGGCTATATAAAGAAAGAGCTCTTTGCAAAACTCTTCGATAGAGGACTAAAACTCGTTACCAAAGTAAAAAAAGGTATGAAAAACACATTAATGCTACTTGAAGAAAAGATTTTTTTAAGAAAAAGGTCGATTATTGAAACAGTTTTTGGCTACCTAAAAGACAGACTTGAGCTTGAGCATTCAAGGCACAGGTCTCCAATAAATTTCTTGGTGCACGTCTTTTCCACATTAGTTTCATATTCCATGAAGCCTAAAAAGCCCTGTATTTCTAGATTTTACTATATTGATTAA
- a CDS encoding IS5 family transposase (programmed frameshift) — protein sequence MKYKEIEKLEGEKFRRLTGVKKSTFKRMVEILDEEDKRKKARSGRKSKLCIEDRLLMALEYMREYRTYFHIGQSYGMSESNCFKIIRWVEDTLIKHPDFALPGKKDLLNSNVEYEVLVIDGTETAVERPKKKQKRFYSGKKKRHTIKTQIVTEKKSKKVVCTSFSNGRKHDFRMFRESKIAILPQTKILADSGYRGMQKIHKNVELPHRRSKKNPLSKEKKAENRSLSIRRVVVENVIGLLKRFKIISDRYRNRRKRFGLRFNLIASIHNRELLS from the exons ATGAAATATAAGGAAATAGAAAAGTTAGAAGGAGAAAAGTTTCGACGTTTAACGGGGGTAAAAAAATCAACATTTAAGAGAATGGTAGAAATTCTAGATGAGGAGGATAAAAGGAAAAAAGCTAGAAGTGGAAGAAAAAGCAAACTTTGTATAGAAGATAGATTACTTATGGCACTGGAATATATGAGAGAATATCGTACATATTTTCATATAGGACAAAGTTATGGCATGAGTGAAAGCAACTGTTTTAAAATAATAAGGTGGGTAGAAGACACATTAATAAAACATCCAGATTTTGCATTACCAGGAAAAAAAGATCTATTAAATAGTAATGTAGAATACGAAGTTTTGGTAATAGATGGAACTGAAACAGCAGTAGAAAGGCCAA AAAAAAAGCAAAAGCGCTTTTACTCTGGAAAGAAAAAAAGGCATACTATAAAAACACAAATAGTAACAGAGAAGAAGAGTAAAAAGGTCGTATGTACATCTTTCTCCAATGGTAGAAAACATGATTTTCGGATGTTTAGAGAATCAAAGATAGCAATATTACCGCAAACTAAGATCCTAGCTGATTCTGGTTACAGAGGAATGCAAAAGATACATAAAAATGTTGAATTACCACATAGAAGATCAAAAAAGAATCCTTTATCAAAGGAGAAAAAAGCAGAAAATAGATCTCTCTCTATACGAAGAGTGGTAGTTGAAAACGTAATCGGCTTATTGAAAAGGTTTAAAATCATTTCTGACAGATATAGAAATCGACGAAAACGTTTTGGCTTAAGATTTAATTTGATTGCCTCTATTCACAATAGAGAGCTCCTTTCATGA
- a CDS encoding RadC family protein produces the protein MENKNKSREEIEFRALESNGKALLDREVIETFLSAVHDRDEARIIAERLIDSFGIRGILGQEIDDLKTVEGITDSTVAVILCLREASNRAPREELKKGPVMGNMETIVKYLRVSIGCSEKEKVKILYLDQEYCLKGEEVFTGTVEKAPVYIKEITRKALIKNAILIVMSHNHPEGSAEPSDEDQAATKKLASACSTVGIRLFDHIIVASADHFSFREKGLL, from the coding sequence ATGGAAAATAAGAATAAAAGTAGAGAAGAAATAGAATTCAGAGCATTGGAAAGCAACGGCAAAGCTCTACTTGATCGTGAAGTAATAGAAACGTTTCTAAGTGCAGTGCATGATAGAGACGAAGCTCGGATTATTGCCGAAAGACTAATAGATAGTTTTGGAATAAGAGGAATTTTAGGTCAGGAAATAGATGACCTGAAAACTGTAGAAGGAATAACCGACTCCACAGTAGCAGTAATTTTATGCCTTAGGGAAGCGTCGAATAGGGCACCAAGAGAAGAGTTAAAGAAAGGACCTGTAATGGGTAACATGGAAACCATTGTAAAATATTTAAGGGTGAGTATTGGCTGTTCAGAGAAGGAAAAGGTAAAAATACTATATTTGGATCAAGAGTACTGTTTAAAAGGGGAGGAAGTGTTTACTGGTACAGTGGAAAAGGCACCAGTGTACATAAAGGAAATCACAAGAAAAGCATTAATAAAAAATGCAATATTAATAGTAATGTCGCACAACCACCCAGAAGGGAGTGCAGAGCCATCTGATGAAGATCAAGCAGCAACTAAAAAATTAGCTTCAGCATGTAGTACTGTAGGCATTAGATTGTTTGATCACATTATCGTAGCAAGCGCAGACCATTTTAGTTTCAGGGAAAAAGGGCTGTTATAG
- a CDS encoding IS630 family transposase (programmed frameshift), with the protein MAGKSKAIGEELYNQCKLELKKYGIRGEIGRRLQAIISAKEYGISKVAKIYRITRTTLMKWIARFKEKGVIGFAIQPGRGPKPKLNEEKKEKIREVIEEDGANLTAKKLQGIVEGMLAIKVSESTARRLMKKLGFTYITPRPAHYKQDKNKQEEFKKNLNEIVEKNRKKEVFFDESRFGTHSKVGHGWFKKGSRTQVKVKIGRENFYLYSAVNPRNGEDISLLAPHVNTDCMNIFLEQMSKDLGTREAFLIMDCASWHRSKGLKTPENITIIYLPPYSPELNPVERFWQHLKENIIKNKMYDSIKLLENAVSEFIRDITESSIKTICSVNYLSSYL; encoded by the exons ATGGCAGGAAAAAGTAAAGCAATAGGAGAAGAACTATATAATCAATGCAAGTTAGAATTAAAAAAATATGGAATAAGAGGAGAGATAGGAAGAAGGTTACAAGCAATAATATCAGCAAAGGAGTATGGTATCTCAAAAGTTGCTAAAATATATAGAATTACGAGAACGACATTAATGAAATGGATTGCAAGATTTAAAGAAAAAGGTGTTATTGGGTTTGCAATACAGCCAGGGCGAGGACCTAAACCAAAACTGAACGAGGAGAAGAAGGAAAAAATAAGAGAGGTAATAGAAGAAGATGGGGCAAATCTGACTGCTAAAAAATTGCAAGGTATAGTTGAAGGAATGTTAGCTATCAAAGTAAGTGAGTCAACGGCGAGAAGGCTTATGAAGAAGCTAGGATTTACATATATCACACCTCGTCCAGCACATTATAAACAAGACAAAAACAAACAAGAGGAGTTCAAAAAAAATCTCAATGAAATTGTGGAAAAGAACCGGAAAAAGGAGGTT TTTTTCGATGAATCGAGATTTGGAACGCACTCAAAAGTTGGACATGGATGGTTTAAAAAGGGCTCAAGAACACAAGTTAAAGTAAAAATCGGAAGAGAAAACTTCTATCTTTACAGCGCTGTAAATCCCAGGAATGGAGAGGATATTAGCCTACTTGCTCCACATGTAAACACAGATTGCATGAACATATTTTTGGAGCAGATGTCGAAAGATTTGGGGACTAGAGAAGCTTTTCTTATCATGGATTGCGCAAGTTGGCATAGGTCTAAAGGTTTAAAAACTCCTGAAAATATCACCATAATTTATTTGCCGCCGTACTCGCCTGAGCTCAATCCTGTGGAAAGATTTTGGCAACATTTAAAGGAAAATATAATAAAGAACAAGATGTATGACTCTATTAAATTACTTGAAAATGCTGTATCTGAATTTATTCGAGATATTACGGAAAGTTCGATCAAAACCATTTGCTCTGTGAATTATTTGTCTAGTTATTTATGA
- a CDS encoding helix-turn-helix domain-containing protein: protein MAISEIGSLDYKVGQRVKYWRLERRYTQEDLAKEIGVTRQVVLQYEKGTRRISIEKLYAIAEVLSVSVTDLISLSNEKICLKDEEILNLVRKYKKINDQELRKVFYLLAKFARVSEESSKKTERIKIAKGLVKAGISVDVVSKTIGLFANECTNCSIHYKIGKKIKEWRLVREYTQKDLAEKMSTTRDEISNYEQGRVATPLGKLYEIAEVLSINIMDLLELTEDADDKIKNELPDLIKEYKEIESQELRNALIKSLFEGIRICEEKVREIERIKVAKDLVKGGISIDIILQVVGLSIDMVLDG from the coding sequence ATGGCCATTAGTGAAATTGGTTCTTTAGACTATAAAGTAGGACAAAGAGTAAAGTATTGGAGGTTGGAACGAAGGTATACTCAGGAGGATTTAGCGAAGGAAATAGGTGTAACACGTCAAGTAGTACTACAATATGAAAAAGGAACTCGTAGAATTTCAATTGAAAAGCTATACGCCATAGCAGAAGTGTTATCAGTTAGTGTTACAGATCTTATTTCTTTATCAAATGAAAAAATTTGTCTCAAAGATGAAGAAATACTAAATCTAGTAAGAAAATATAAAAAGATTAATGATCAAGAATTACGCAAGGTATTTTACTTATTAGCAAAATTTGCCCGAGTTAGTGAAGAAAGTAGCAAAAAAACGGAGAGAATAAAAATTGCAAAGGGTCTGGTTAAAGCAGGAATTTCTGTTGATGTTGTCTCAAAAACAATTGGCTTATTCGCTAATGAATGTACCAATTGTTCTATACACTACAAAATAGGAAAAAAGATAAAAGAATGGAGACTAGTGCGAGAATATACTCAGAAGGATTTAGCAGAAAAAATGAGTACAACACGTGATGAAATAAGCAACTATGAACAAGGACGCGTAGCTACTCCACTGGGAAAATTATATGAGATAGCGGAGGTGTTATCAATTAATATCATGGACCTGCTTGAACTAACAGAAGATGCAGATGATAAAATAAAAAATGAACTACCTGATTTGATTAAAGAATACAAAGAAATTGAGAGCCAAGAACTACGTAATGCACTAATAAAATCTCTGTTTGAGGGAATACGTATTTGTGAGGAGAAAGTGAGAGAGATAGAAAGGATTAAAGTTGCAAAGGATCTAGTAAAAGGGGGAATTTCTATTGATATTATTTTGCAAGTGGTAGGTTTATCTATTGATATGGTTTTAGATGGATAG
- a CDS encoding Rpn family recombination-promoting nuclease/putative transposase has product MALSKFLNPKLDLTFKKIFGTEKNKNILIHFLNDILGFTGIDTIQEVEFLSTYMDPEVASDKQSIVDVLCKDSSGLRYVIEMQLARDRGFEKRAQLYAAKAYSRQVGKGGEYIDLKTVFFIAISDNTLFPKEVEYISTHNIRDIKTNGHYLKDFQFVFIELPKFTKNRVEQLESTIERWCFFFKYAEDTTDEDLRDIAEKSPIIKLAYDELDKFRWNEKDLIAYEERVMDLRKEEGILAQKLDDATAKGRQEGREEGIQIGHEKGREEGRKEEKIEVAKNLLKAGVPVDLIAESTGLPKAEIKQLQEEIV; this is encoded by the coding sequence ATGGCTCTTTCTAAGTTTTTGAATCCAAAATTGGACTTAACATTCAAGAAAATCTTTGGTACTGAGAAAAATAAGAATATTCTCATCCATTTTCTCAATGATATCTTAGGATTTACCGGGATAGATACTATACAAGAAGTTGAGTTTCTTAGCACCTACATGGATCCTGAAGTTGCCTCTGATAAACAAAGCATCGTTGACGTCCTTTGCAAGGATTCTAGTGGGCTCAGATATGTGATCGAGATGCAGCTCGCTCGTGATAGAGGCTTTGAGAAACGCGCTCAGCTATATGCTGCTAAAGCTTATTCAAGGCAGGTTGGAAAAGGTGGCGAGTACATCGATTTAAAAACAGTATTCTTTATTGCTATTTCCGATAATACGCTATTCCCTAAGGAGGTTGAGTATATTTCCACTCATAATATACGAGATATAAAAACCAACGGACATTACTTAAAAGATTTTCAATTTGTCTTCATTGAGTTGCCTAAGTTTACAAAGAACAGAGTAGAGCAGCTAGAGAGTACTATAGAGCGCTGGTGCTTTTTTTTCAAGTACGCAGAAGATACTACAGATGAAGACTTAAGAGATATAGCAGAAAAATCTCCAATAATAAAGCTAGCCTACGATGAGTTAGACAAGTTTCGCTGGAATGAGAAAGATCTGATAGCGTACGAAGAAAGGGTAATGGATCTGCGGAAAGAAGAAGGCATCCTCGCTCAAAAACTTGATGATGCTACTGCAAAAGGTAGACAAGAAGGTAGAGAAGAAGGTATCCAAATCGGCCATGAAAAAGGCAGAGAAGAGGGTCGAAAAGAAGAAAAAATTGAAGTCGCAAAAAACCTACTTAAAGCTGGCGTACCTGTCGACTTGATAGCTGAATCTACCGGCCTTCCTAAAGCTGAAATTAAACAACTTCAGGAAGAAATTGTCTGA